The window AAAGTTAccataaaaaatttacattgttTATGAATAAtacttaacaaaataaatatttgttttttttgaactgatggattttaattttttatttatcatactataaaaatatatatgttaataatTGTCCAAACTTTGagtaaattttcaatatttttttctgtttagaTCAGAACAAGTACAGACAATgcatttcaaatttgaaaacaattttttacttttatactCCCTTAATGACACCGTGGAGTCTACAACAGCGGTGGTCGTAATGGCGACCGTAGTCGTTATGGCGACCGTAGTCGGATATTCACAGGTTCCGTTAGTCCCTGAAACATGGACAAATGGAAATCAAAATAGCGAAAACAAATTCCAAACGAAAATTCGATAGTCTTATCTTAATAGTAGCAAGTTGCACCGAATCTTGTAATTTTTCCCCCGGGGACTCGGGTggtgtttattattttttgcatcatttttccaatttttatttaatattcattttattatatatatttttcatttatttgctaAAAACCTGCAGCCGCACATAGGGAGAAGTACcaacgtgtttttttttaatcgggaTCGAAATTCCTTGTTAAGAATCGAACGTACCGAAACAGAGTCGTTCTGGACATGAATCTAAGGCTGGTAGACAGTACACGTAGGACGTCCCACAGTTCTTGATCTGTAGGTCGTACTGTCTCACACAGCAGCCCCCAAACCCAGTCTTACAGAGGGTTCTAGAGACAACTCCATCGGCGACTTGTGGAAAGGTTCCTGAAATAGtgttatcaatttaaattaagttCAAcagaaaaacagtttttataaagaaattgaatagataatataatttattgataCGTAATTGTTGGTTCAGTCGTTTGTTTTGCAGcaaatcttaaatatttacaacgAAATCATGTTTCAGATATAATGATCCTTTAACGATCAAACGGAATagaaagaaagtgagcgcacaagattgtaagtttgcaggaatcctcgacacgaatcaattgggacttaaatgtctataacctcgaaaggctatgtacaagtttcaacaaaaatatattatgttgagagtcgaagtacatggctattccggttattaaaaaactcacaaagctttcaaaaaatggcattgagaggtaaaccgataactagttggaaatgttaatgcaaacatattttaatgaagttatattgtgtatatcctaaaaaactagtaataagaaaataatgtttttatagtgttcatacagcagatctagaaatcaataacaacaaattaaaatatacatgtatattataattcaacatcatgttataaaaacaaacatttaaaacaaaaaagtttatttttttttttaaaaagaccaccAGGTGGATTTGAACCCAGAACACTGAATGTCTGTATTCACtaatccaggacgaaaccactaagccatgcgagacttgtcaatatacatgatatatgctctataaagtactgtttgaaacaacactGTCATATCAGTGAACTtagttttttatccttcaaaaaataatttgaaaaagtacataattagtcatctctgggtcatctctccatctttttttaaaaagcgacatttttaatgttgaaatatgttatctttacacgtttcaaatttgtggagagaagacccagagacaacaaaatcatttaaaaacagttgtaaataagtaggattttgcatgaattgcatcgtgttgctatatttagacccatattataatgaaaccttttgcatttcaaatatttttccactcattccacatccaacagaaaccaaataacggttataattcgaaaaatattcaaaattaattgataaaattttcactctccttgtgcgcccagattcctgccgaatctacatcttaagcgcccacattcTTTAATGTAGAAATCCGCCATCCTACATTGAATTTATTGCAACAATGTCccttttttaaaactacatgtttgaaataaaataaaaatatgcccCCTTATGAAGCAGCTCAAAATCCCATGGCTAGATttaaagacatttcaaaatcaaaaaccACTAACACGGAAATCACGAAGACACGACACGTTTGATTCTGGAGCTTAGCTGTaaagttgttttttctttttaaacaatgttttatgttttgaaCAGAGTATTCTACGATTTCAGTGACTTAATTTGGTATCCGGTAATATTGTTTAGTAAACTGAattgctttgtcaaaatttctttaaatgctGTTTAACGTTTACAAATGTTAATAAGAGTCCTAAAAATGCACGACCTATTATGAAATTCTAAAGAAGTCTTTCGAAACAATGCTCAAACTCAAATGCTAATTTGTTGGGATTTTTAAAAACGTATTCATATTATTATGTGTAACTAAGTTGTTAAAATATGATAGAGAAGATATTGGTTGAATGACTTATCAGTATAAATTGCCAGTATGACGTCATTTGACTGACCGTTCATCCAGATCGGATACACTGCCCCACAGCTGTTGAGGGATGGACACTGATCCAGGACGAGGTCATCGCTCTTGTACCAGCCTGGTACGATGTAGCGGTCACAGGGGGCGTACACACCGTTGTACTCACAGTTACCTGTCCGGGCGTACGGCTCATACAGGGTCCCCGCCAGAGTACATGGATCTActaacggaagtgacgtcacaaaTTAAGCATTGTAAGAAATCTCTTTATCTTTCACAGaaataagaattgaaaatgGTGTATTAAGGTATATAGAATTGTTTGTTCGtttgaattgaaaatctttaaagCTTGTAGTTATAAATATTGACTGGTATTGGTCCAATGCATTCAggctatttttttatttcattacggcaatgattctttattccttCCTACTGTTATTCTCtatatttttctcaatattCCATTGATACATTCTATTGCAAGAAAACGTTTAAAAGTCATAACACCGTTCGTGGAGAGTACTTACCCCCACCCGCTGTGCTGCAGTAGTAGGTCGATTCTGACAAGGACAAAAAGACAGCTTATGTCAGTTTAATACATACTGTAGTGTATGCTGTGTATCATACGTATTATACGTAGGCCAATCACCCAATCAACAAGGTAGGCTATATTACACACTgcattaacaaacattttatttcttttttttatttaacatatcTACAAAATCCATGGAAACTGGTATTCAGCGACGGTTTGGTTTTGAGCATACACGTTTATATTCGGtgcaatttattttaaagcaactgaaaatatatatataccatttagaggtaaaataaataaatctctctctctctctctctctctctctctctctctctctctctctctctctctctctcttgtcgttgtgatttattaattatcaCACTTTTTCTGAATACcagaattaaaaatttgaactcATAATAAACAAAGGAAAATTTCTTGACAGTGATACAATGTAATGTTATAAATGCGATCACTTACCAACagagtaaacaaaaacaatcaaGGTGATGAAAAGTTGTGTGAGGGTGAGTGAGGTCAACAGGTGCGAGGAGATCTGGAAGTATCAGTGTAAACAGTGTCTATACATATAGTCCTACAT is drawn from Crassostrea angulata isolate pt1a10 chromosome 5, ASM2561291v2, whole genome shotgun sequence and contains these coding sequences:
- the LOC128183086 gene encoding uncharacterized protein LOC128183086 isoform X2; this translates as MKISSHLLTSLTLTQLFITLIVFVYSVESTYYCSTAGGDPCTLAGTLYEPYARTGNCEYNGVYAPCDRYIVPGWYKSDDLVLDQCPSLNSCGAVYPIWMNGTFPQVADGVVSRTLCKTGFGGCCVRQYDLQIKNCGTSYVYCLPALDSCPERLCFGTNGTCEYPTTVAITTTVAITTTAVVDSTVSLREYKNLKTRYVVAIVAVILLVISLSGFATLMSFCYIKKRRKNREISQSRVELATDETGVESNGSPPHLHFQPK
- the LOC128183086 gene encoding uncharacterized protein LOC128183086 isoform X1, producing MKISSHLLTSLTLTQLFITLIVFVYSVESTYYCSTAGGVDPCTLAGTLYEPYARTGNCEYNGVYAPCDRYIVPGWYKSDDLVLDQCPSLNSCGAVYPIWMNGTFPQVADGVVSRTLCKTGFGGCCVRQYDLQIKNCGTSYVYCLPALDSCPERLCFGTNGTCEYPTTVAITTTVAITTTAVVDSTVSLREYKNLKTRYVVAIVAVILLVISLSGFATLMSFCYIKKRRKNREISQSRVELATDETGVESNGSPPHLHFQPK